From the genome of Coregonus clupeaformis isolate EN_2021a unplaced genomic scaffold, ASM2061545v1 scaf0020, whole genome shotgun sequence:
cacacacacacacacacacacgttatccTCCGCTCCACTATAACCTATAGCCTATATTCCCCCCAGGTTCACATGACTCGTTCAGTTTCTACATAGATGAGTCCTCTCCGGTTGGTCCTGAGCAGACTGACGCCGTCCAGAACTTTGTGTCCGTCTTCGGCACGGTGGCCAAGAAGCTGATGCGCAAATGGCTCGCCACTCAGACCATGAACTTCTCCAGCCAGCTGGAGGCCGGCGTCCGCTTCTTTGACCTGCGCATCTCCACCAAGCCCCGGGACCCAGACAACGAACTCTTCTTCGCTCACGGTCTCTTCAGCGCCACGGTGAATAGAATTAATCACTATACAACTTTGTTTTACCAGACATTCCTGACCACCTGACCAGAAAAAAGCTATTGTCTATAGCTACAGGTCAGGAACAACTCTGGACCATGTTCAGTGGGTACAGTATGACTGGTCTGACACTATCTCTGCTCTCCTGtggggtgtgtgttgtgttgtccttcCAGGTGAGAGAAGGCCTGGAGCAGATCAGCTCCTTCCTGTCGGCCCATGCCAGAGAGGTGGTGTTCCTGGACTTTAACCATTTCTACGGAGTTCAGAACCTGCACCATGAGAAACTGGTCTCAATGCTGAGGGACGTGTTCGGGGAGAAACTCTGCCCTGTCGTCTTCGCTCAGGAAGTAAGATGCTCTTCTGTACAAACTAAGACTTTCAATCTCTGTGCTCCCTCAAGAGTGTCCACTAtgcaggttgatgtttattgtcatgagtcttgtcctggaggcagaactgagtgaaTTCCCCTTtaataggccagctgcaaagtcaaaattggctatattgtaaacatttctgaaaacaaaAATTCGCTTTTTGGTCTTAAGTTACGGTTAAAGTTAGTCATTAggcttagcagtgtggttaagtttagggttatgactttgtggctgtgccagctattgaccactctgcagagagaATTTGCTCCCGCTATGGCTCTGGAAGTTTCCTAATGACAAAggcttatctccctctctcccctcctcccttcctctaggTGAGTCTCCAGTATCTGTGGGAGAATGAATACCAGGTACTGGTGTTCTATCACAGTCCTATGGCCCTGGAGGTGCCCTTCCTGTGGCCGGGTCAGATGATGCCTGCTCCCTGGGCCAACACCACTGACCCCGACAAGCTGATCCAGTTCCTCCAGGCCTCTGTGGCTGACcgcaggtctgtctgtctgtcccttgaTCTTTCACCCTGTCTTGTCCTGGACAGTGTGTTGACTTGAAAACAGGGAAAAGCACTTATTGCGTCTTTAATTGTGACTGTATAGTAAGGTTTGATGTGATTTGTATGATTGCAGGAGGAAGGGAACATTCTTCGTCTCCCAAGTGGTCCTTACACCTAAGGCCAGCACCGTCATGAAAGGAGTGACTAGCGGACTGAGGGAGACCATTACAGAAaggtgagtctgtgtgtgtgtgttctctctgtgtgtgtgtgttctctctctgtgtgtgtgtgtgtctctctctgtgtgtgtgtgtctctctctgtgtgtgtgtgtgtctctgtgtgtgtgtgtgtgtctctgtgtgtctgtgtgtctctctctgtgtgtgtgtgtctctttttgtctgtgtgtgtctctgtgtgtctgtgtgtatctgtgtctgtgtctctgtgacaTGTGCCGTGtcgctctctgtgtgttgtggtcgtgtctgtctctgtgtgtgtgtctgtctgtctgtctgtgtgtctgtctgtctgtgtgtctgtctgtctgtctgtctgtctgtctgtctgcctgtgtgtgtgtggtgtccctgtgtgtggggtgtgtgtgtgtctcgtgtgtatatgtctgttctgtctgttgtgtgtgtgtgtgcttgtctgtctgtctgtgtgtgtgtgtctctgtctgttgcgggggcgcgtgtgtgtgtgtgtgctctggtGGTGTGTCctgtggtgtgtctctgtgactgtgtgtgtgcgcgttgtTGGAAAACAAACTTCTACGTTACTTCAAGTTCATTGTGGTGGGGACATTGCCTGGAGGGCTGAGCGATAGACtgcctgttatgatgagtttttGGTATTGTGAAGTTGaagatgcaagaatttacttagatATTCTGTGGAGATTTATAAAGTATTATTGGATAGAgtgtgggttcatctaacaaacagACATTGCTTTGCCCTTCGACAGTTGAACTGCCCACACATAAAATCTAACCTCCTTTATACTTTGGTTAACTCACATAATCTGAACATATAGACTCATTTCTCGTTGTTATTACCCCGTTGCCCCAGGACATAATCCTGTCATCACTCATACTACCCTAAAATCAGAAACTCCTTTGACAAATGGAATGTAGACTTGTTCTAAccacttatctagtaactctaacctgttccccacgatactatgacatgacatcattacaccatAAAAACATAATATCACTGCCTCACTTACCCCTGATGCCAACGCTGTAGGGATGctgggtttctctctctctctttctctctcatctctcctttaCTTACCCCTGATGACAACGCTGTAGGATGCtgggtttctttctctctctttctctctcatctctcctttaCTTACCCCTGATGACAACGCTGTAGGATGctgggtttctctctctctctttctctctcatctctcctttaCTTACCCCTGATGACAACGCTGTAGGGATGctgggtttctctctctctctttctctctcatctctcctttaCTTACCCCCTGATGACAACGCTGTAGGGATGCTGggtttctctctcatctctcctttaCTTACCCCTGATGACAACGCTGTAGGATGctgggtttctctctctctctctcccatctctcctttaCTTACCCCTGATGACAACGCTGTAGGGATGAGGGTTTTCTCTCTATTCTCCTTTATTCCCATGAAACGTGTAGGGATGTGggttctcttcatctctcctttaTTACCCCGAGACAACGCTGTAGGATGCtgggtttctttctctctctcatcccaccCCTGATGACAACGCTAGGGATGTgggtttctctctcttctctcatctctcctttACTTACCCCTGATGACAACGCTGTAGGATGCTgggtttctctctctcatctctcctttaCTTACCCCTGATGACAACGCTGTAGGATGCTGGgtttctctcctttctttctacATCCTTATTTTCTCTTTCCTTTATTGCCGTCTATTTTCCCATTTCATTGCTTtgagattaaatatatttttcaccTGAAATTGTGTTTAATGTGCTATTATCTGTCTGTTTTCATCAATTGTGGACTAGTTTATAGACCTAAAGAAGAACATTGTACATTGTACATTGCACATTGTTCAATCGACTGTAAACCCATTCAAATCCAGGACTGTAGCATTCCAACCAGTTTGACAGAACTTCACCACAGGAGACACCAGCTATACAAAGTATATAATATCTCGCCACCCACATTGGATCGTTCACATGATTGCTCCAAGCAGTGTGTCAGACATGCTTCTCCAGCACAGACAGCCCTGATCATAATGACTTATACTCTTTAACAGCTCTAGCTACTCAACAGCTCACTGTTACACCAAAATACCATCATACAGTaatactcttctctctctccctcccctctcgtctccgtctctccttgtctctctctcggcTCCGCCGCTGTCCCTCGCGCTCTCGAtcctcgcttgctctctctcgcttcctCCTCCTCACACCTGTCCAATTAATTCAATTaattttaagggctttattggcatgggaaatataTGTTAA
Proteins encoded in this window:
- the LOC121581900 gene encoding PI-PLC X domain-containing protein 3-like, which translates into the protein MRHVFAPFRGCGVNSLAGTLVWVGECVVRGASAAQRKRTQRLRRHPESGNIVCGGMASSHGKSEPRFADWMANLPESMHSIPLTNLAIPGSHDSFSFYIDESSPVGPEQTDAVQNFVSVFGTVAKKLMRKWLATQTMNFSSQLEAGVRFFDLRISTKPRDPDNELFFAHGLFSATVREGLEQISSFLSAHAREVVFLDFNHFYGVQNLHHEKLVSMLRDVFGEKLCPVVFAQEVSLQYLWENEYQVLVFYHSPMALEVPFLWPGQMMPAPWANTTDPDKLIQFLQASVADRRRKGTFFVSQVVLTPKASTVMKGVTSGLRETITER